AGGAAAACCGAGCGGCTTAGTGCTGCACTTGTGAGTTAATACTTCGCAGATAATTGCAGTCACATTTGGGAACTGACAAATGTGTAAATACTTGGGAAATATTTAAACCGATGGACATCTAGAGCAGTTTCTCAGGTTTGGGTTATTTGATTGGGAAGCACTGCAGTTCTTCCCGATTTCTGGCTCTGTTGGAAGCAGGCAGGATGGCAAAAGGAGCTGCAAAAAgaggctgcagagccagggTCCTGCCTGAGTGTTGGCAGGAGGGGTTGGGGTTCCCATGTGCATCGTGGCTCTCTAGCTCCTTGGCAGATAAACTCCAAATCCtccatttctcttcccaaaaATGCCTCCTCAGAGAGTGGTGGCTGCTCGGCTATTTTCAGAAATCAACATCTGATGActatttttctgtagaaatactAACACAGGCTATTCATTCCTCCGTGAGTCATTATAGCAGACTTCATTTCGAAACACCCATTGATGTTGGAGAGATGAAATTCATGTGGTTTAGACTCTCCAGGTCACGTTCTGGATGATTTATATTACTCcaaaaaatgcaaaaacctATTAGAATTATGTCTACTTtctatattgattttttttttttttccaggtgatATTTATGCCCATATCTTCACATCCGCTATCTCAGGTCCCTTTAAATGAATACTTCAGGGATTTTGATGCCACTTGTTGGCAGACcaaatgtaatatttatatgCAATGAGCTGTTAGTTTTTGTATTGTACAAATGTAaatttgtaaagatttttttctagaGTTTTTTTGAAGTCACTTATGTAATCTAGgatgtttcattttccagctgtgggGATTgtcttaataaaaaaagagagaaactcttactttggttttgcattACTTAATAAGTAGTTTAgacatgaaaaagaatgaaaaatacttaaaattgaGGTTttgacataaaaagaaaattgctttttgatTCAACTGGATACTTTTATACTTActaaaaaggaaacttttagAAGTGGATATAGAAACTTCTGTAAACTGCAAATCTCGAGGACGACAGGATGGAGACCCTCACCTTGGCCAAAGGCAAGCATGAGGTCTCACTGGGGGTGGGTCACCCAAATTGTCATCTGATCTGGCtcaaaaataccattttcctgggcaaaaggagagaaacagctGATGCTTTCTTGGGAAACTATGTGAAAAATGCTGTCCAGGGTGATAGGACTTGTGCAGAGCAGCACCGGAGCAggcgaggaggaggaagaggtttCTGGGGGAGGTCTCTTCTGACACTGCAGGACACTGGTGGGTTCAGGCATTGAGATCCGGTTCCAGGAGGAGCTTGCACCTATTTTTAAGGGGTATTTAATGCCAGAGAAAGAACTACTTTTTCATCACTGCTCTCGTTAAATAGCAGCAATAATATTGTTTAAACAGGGCTTTTCCAATAGGGATGGATGGCACCAGGTTTGGTGTAAGCCTGTCTTGGAGGCACGGCCAGTGCAGGCTCGGGGCTGCCGGGGGTCCCGGGCTCAGGTGATGACCCTCACGTGCGACAGGGCTGCCCCAGGTATGAGCAGGGAGGGGTTTAGGGCTGTCCGTCCCCCCACTGCACAAAGGCTTTAAAGCCACCATCAGGCATAGGTGGTTTAATACTCAAAAATAGCTGTTAAAGATACACAAGGAAGACCTGCCTGCCCGTGGCTTAAAGCCTTTGAAGTTACATTTTTGGCTCCCCCAAGCCTATCCCACCATGTCCAGCTCTCGCACATACTAGTTTGCCTTTTCCCCTTGTTAACCTCCTGACTTACTTGACTGATTCAAATGGGCTGAATGGCAATTCCTTCCAGACATGAATGAGTATCTTCTTTTTAACACAACATCCATACTTCAGCACCCAGGAACAgaaggtttgttttattttctttgccttattGGTTACAGAGAACAAAATCAAACTTATATTGCACCGATGCTGAATCCCCACACTAAGTACATCCATCATTGGCATTAGAGAGAAGAAATTACTCTCCTGTCAGAGCTGCTTTACTTGCGTTAAACCAGCCTTTGCTGTCACTCCTGTCAATATTATATCATAGGTGTTATATCATGTACTTTATATCATCACACATTTGGGTCATATATGCTAATACACGTTATAAAATATATGATATAAAATATCGATTTGCTAGAGAACAATTATTCTTCAAAATCACTttggaaatgcattttacaGAAGTATTCTTTTTAATGGTAATTTTTGCAGATGATTTAGAAtgaaattgtgatttttttttttatgcgTTTCGGCAGTGTGGGGACTAACCTTGCCCTGATGTGCAGGACAACTGTGCTATCCCAACACTCGTTTCCAGCCTGGAAAACCCTCAAGCACCCTCTTCCATCCCTCTGTCAGCTCCTTCCCGTGTGCTGGGCACTGCAATGCTGGCGGTTGCAGGGCACTGTCTGGCTCTCGGAGCCTTGCCAACCCTTGCGTGAGGGAGGAAGCCAAGCTTTGCCTCCATCCCACCTTCTCAATttaaaacagcactgaaataggATGATTTCCCTTCAGCTGTTCTATCCTCATCAGGAGCTGCTTTTTGACACACGTTACGAGGTGTGTGGCAGGCTGCAGCATGTGTTTGAGACGTgccctttcctcctctgaagCTGTTTGAAGGCCTGTTTCGGGGTGCAGGCAGACATGCTGCCACCACAgggccctgcagcaggaggggagaCTGGGGGACccccctcctctgcccccagGAGCCCAGACTTCGGGGTTGATTTGTTGGTGAATAAAAGCCCTTTGTCTTAGGACAGGGAGGATCAGACGCTGAGCCAGGAGAGCCTGTCCCATGACATGAGGTGACGCAGGTGCTGGCAGCCCTTCCGCCTCAGGCTGCCTTCCTCCCACTCTGCCTCTCAGCAAAacccctttcccctccctgccgCCAGTGTGGTGCGGGGGGTCCGGCCGGGCGGCTGACGCAGGGCGGCCTGCCCTCCTCCATTAATATTTGCTCTGGTGCCAGGAGGGACGGTTTTAACAGCTCCAGCTGACGCAGGGAGCTCCGGCCTCACGCCTCCCCTCCCGGGGCTGATGTGCCACCATCCCACACATGGTGCCGGTGGCCGGTGCAGAGCATGAGGGACcggctggcagagctgcagcagcgaGCTGCAGCCGAGGGCAACCCGCATGAGGATGCTCTGTGCTTCGACAACCCGGTGTTCACTCAGGATGACACCAGCCCTGTTAGCCGGGCGCTGCGGGAGGCAGCCGAGCTCTGGCGGGCGCTGGaccagctggagcagctctctgAGAGCATCAACAGGACGCAGCAGACGGTGCTGTGCTGCACCTCCGAGGAGAGCATCGCTCGTGAGAAGAGGGGGCTTGGCACTGCCAGAGCCACCTTCACCCGTGAGGCCATGGCCCTGCAGCCCCAGTTGGGTGCTTTACCAGCAGAACCAGAGGAGCGGACAGGGCAAGCGGGGCCCCGCGTCCGCCAGACCCAGTGGTGGCTGTTGTTGCAGCAGTACCGCGCCATCCTCGCCCGCCACTATGCCCGGGAGAGCCGCTACCGGCAGAGGCTGAAGGAGCAGCTCgagaggcaggcagagctggcgGGCATTGACCTGGCGGCCGAGGACTTGGACCAGCTGGCCAAGAGCCCCGAGGTGCCCCGCATCGTGGGCAGGGACCTGGAGGAGGTCAAGGCCAAGCAGCACCTCGCCATGGCCCAGGCGCGCCAGCGGCAGCTCCTTGACCTGGAAGCGCAGATGGCGGAGCTGCACGGGCTCTTCCTGCGGCTGGAGGGGCTGCTGGCCGAACAGCACGGGGCTGCTGACAGCGTGGAGCATCACGTCCTGCGCACCCTTGACTATGTCGCCCAGACCGGTGGCGAGGTGAAGAAAGCCTTCAAGTACCAGCGCCCATCGCGGCTCTCggctctgctgacagcagcGCTCAGCATCTGCGCCTGCTGcgcctgcctgccctgcctcagCGGGACCCTCCGGTGAGCCCGTGCTGCACCGGGACAGCTTCACAGCAGCTCTTGTTGattttcctcctgcatctgTGCAAGAAATGGTGTCAcgagaagctgctgctgtcttgtACTCCTTGCACAGTGGTGCAGGAGCCATGCACACCTTGCACGGCACCATGGGGACCACGCAAACGTGGTATGGTGGCGCAAAGGCTGTGCACACCTTGCACGGCAGCATGGGTACGAGGCATATCTTGAATGGTGGCACAGGGACCACACACATCTTGCACAATAGCACAGGGACCAGGCACACCTTTGGACTACGGCACAGGGGCCACGCACACTCTGGTTAATGGTGTGGGCACCACACTTGCACTGCAGGCACCCAGAGCGCTGCAGTCCCCagcaaggaaaagcatttttaatactATGAAACATAACTTAAAAGTTTTATTGTTTCTATTTTAGGAATATTtaaaggagagaggggaaaaaaaagcctgttgAAGTTTTTGGCACATTTATTGTTACGTGTGAGGGGACCCAATGGCTCGGTGCCTCACAGTGTGTGgggcacacacagagcagtgtGGCAGTTTCTGGGGTGAGGTCCCAGCTGCCTTGGTCACCcttaggtttgttttctttttctagctgAGCCTTAATAAAACAATTTCTCAATAACCTCCTCTGTGTGGATGGGTGAGTTATTCTTTGCAGGAGGTAGCCCAAAGCTAATGAAGAGTGGAAACTGAATGACTTCTTGTTGTGTCTATTAGGTTAAATTCTTATGAATcttgaaaacttcattttcaggcTGATGAGTGCACCTCTTTTTCCCTGTATGGATATTTTCTCTTGACCTGGAAGACTCCCAGCATTAGGAATGTTCATCCTTGTGGAGCGGTGGTGCCCTAGGGGCTGGGCTGAATGGTCTCcgctcctgctgcttcctttatccttttctttgtttgtgAGGTTTAaatgaatattaatttttcattcaaaacttGGTGAATGGAAGTTACgtctttatttaattttctttaaaaaaaacccacaactttttatctgagagaagaaatggttttttttctgtagcaaatTAACCACCTTGGAAATCCCAGATGGCACTGGAGGAGGCCAGAGGTTGTGTTTGTTGCTAAAAACTAGGTACAATCATGTAGTTAAAGATGATATGAATATGAAAACATGCAAGGGGAGCAAACACAGCCTCAATCATGCCATTTCCTAAGCACTGAGCATGGACTCTGCTTCCCGAATGATGGATGATGTGATAAAGTTGGGAATAATGGTTTTGTCAAAAAACTTTCAAAGAGAAGTGGCCTTTTCTTGgttcatttctctcctttttgtcCAACAGCCCCAGAGGAAGTTTCCCAAAACGGGAATCAAATAAAGGCAGCAAGCAGAAGGATGAGCATTATTCACACTTGCCTGTGGTGCCGTGGTGactcctgctcccagccagcctCTCCAGCACGGGGCAGGGACTGCTTGCCCTGTCCCATCTCATGTGGCCAGACAGAAGGAAACACCCCCTACATCATATATGAAACCCCACATTTAATGTGCAGATGCAAAAGCAGCCTCCTGGGAAGCACTAACGGCTATTTACAGACTCCGAGGACatacagagaagggaaaaaagccctcAGCAAGGTAGGGGAGGTGGCACATCTGAACACAGCATACTGTATTTAACCACACTGTGCAAAAGCCTCTCTGCAGAGTGAGCGCCGGCCTCGGGAGAGCCCTGGCTGGGGCCACCGGGCAGCATCCAgtgccagcagccctgcagaaccAGTTGAGCCACTCAGTAAATGATTACGCATAAAGCACGGGAAAAAGGCCTGTGCTGTCGTCAGTGCTTTCAGCCTGGGTGTATTCCCAGGGGTTTTCATGAAGCACATTGTCCTCTGGAGCCCGGCGCGGAAGCGATGGTTCCCAGGCGCTGGCTtctttgctggcagcagcagccagtgaCATGCTCTTCCTTGCCTTTAgaatttacaggaaaataacCCTGATTTGTGTTATGACGACCAGTAAGAAGTTaaagaaataggagaaaaagaTGAGAAGCTTTGCAGGTCTTTCCACCGATGGCTTCAGCAGTTTGCAAGACTTTATGAGTTTACTAATCAGagggggggtttttttgatgctTGGTTGCCTTTTATTAAATATTGGCCTCATATGGAGAGTGATTATTCTATAACAAAGTAATTAATAAAACTGTAATGTGGGCATGAACATTTGACAAGATGGGGAagttccctttctcttctgagTAAAGGCTGGCACTTCATTCGGAGCACATTTGCCGTAGTGACTTTCTGTATATCAAGAGCAGTTTGAAATGCTCTGTCTAGACATGAATAGTGCCAACAAACATTGGGTCTCTAAGCAGAATCTGATGTacacagaaagtaaaatgtaGAGTGAGTAAAGCCCATGAATTTCCAGATTAAACTGGGACAAAATCTCTCACAAACTGAgtttattaaatagaaaatgttacCCATTAACAGAAATAGctccaaactttaaaaataaatacatgagaATTAACAGTTGCCATTAAAAAGTTGCAACGCAAAcacactgcaaaggaaaaattgtTTATCATTAAATTGCAGGTGAATTAGGTAACAGCTCACTCTTGCACAAGAATTCATTCCAGTACATCTTTTTGGTATGCATTCAGCTATTTCCTGTTAACTTCTTACTATTTACAGACAAATgcacttgaaaataatttaaatattagtGAATTAAATTACACCTTTTATGTAAGCTAGTATCTTAGCTTTATCAAATTTTCTAAGCTTTATTGCAGTCACCAGTTCGTACTGATCTTATGAGAAATGGCTAAGGGAACTGGGgaggtttagtctggagaagaaaaggctcagggggcCTTATCACtgtctacaactacctgaaaggagattgtgGTGAGGTGGAGGTCAATctgttttcccaagtaacaagtgatagggcaagaggtaacggcctcaagctgcacaaGGGGAGGTTTCGagtggatattaggaaaaatttcttgaCAGAGAGgatgatcaggcattggaacaggctgcccagggcagtgatggaatcaccgtccctggaagcgttcaaaaaGCATctagatgaggccctcagtgacatggtttagtggtgctcttggcagtcctggggtaatggttggacttcatgatcttaaaggtcttttccaccgtggttgattctgtgattctatatattTGCTTTATGAATATTCCTGGAGATGATGAAGCCAAGGTGGAAGACCCACTTTAACCATTCAAAGAATATACATGAGAGGGTCTTTTCAATTATTTCCCAAATGAACATCATAAATTTAGGAAGTTCACGTGTAAGGGAAAATCAAGAGAAAGCCAAACATGTCAAGCTAAAATCAGGCTACCCAAACCCATTAGCTCTGTTCTGTAATGACATGCTCAGAATGAGGTTCATGAAAAGAGGAACTTTTCAGTAAAATGTGTTAGGAGCTGGCTTAGGAGTACAGAGCCTTTATAACTGTGCTGGCAACACacactgcttttcaaatgcaaagtCTTTCAGTTGAAGAAATGTCatcaaaaataatctttttttaagaatttaaatcttttcctgacatttagacaagaaaataattccagAACAATTTAGTCACCCTATAGAGCTGGGATTTTAAGCCGAGGTAGATTATAACAGCTGAACAATCTGTTGTTCCTGCCCTGAGACCCTGGGAGGACTTGTGCATTCAGGTTCAAACATGGAATTTTTATCCTTTCAACACTGCTGATTTCTCATGTCACAACCAATAACCCCCAACAGAATTTCTTGTTAATGCATCTTGTAAAAAGCCTCTTGAATGGGAACTAAGTTCCCTGAGTTCTGTTGAATTTGCAGCATGTTTGGCCAAACCTCTAGAAATATATGTTTATTGGAAAAATTGGAGGGGACAGTTGCTTAGGGCTGTAATTCCCTTTTGTTGTACTCCAGTTGCTCTCAAATAACACACCCTGGCGCAAAAGCAAGAtaaattcttaattaaaaatatttatatattttaatacgAGATGAGAGCTTCAttgaattatattttcattttcccattgAAAACCACCAGCcaatatttccatttccagaaATTTTCCAAAAAGTcatttttttgttcaaaaaggctttttgtaCCAAATCACACTTGGTATTTTTATTCAAGTATACTTCACGTCAAATCAGAAATTCATTCGTCTGTGTGGGCTACCAAGTTATTGCATCACTTCAAAACACTTGTTACATTTCATTCACCAATACAAAATGTGCCAGCAGTTTAAATTgtcttgatttgtttttccccagtttttcctgtgttttccagtGAATCAACAACTCTATTCATAGAGCTCATCAAgtatcttctgctgctgcctgtctctgaaaaacacagagaTCTGGCTCACAAGCCTTTCTGCAGGAGTAGGGATCACTGCCAAGAAATTCAGAGGAGCCACTTCTTGTCTTTCTAGCAACAGGTTGGAAACTGCATCCTCGGGTTTTATGGGCAAAATGGGCTCATTTCAGTGTTACTTGGAGCTGACTTCAACTGGGTGTCTTTGCTGTCCCAGCAGCCTGGTCTGTGTGGGCAGCACGGAGCAGGCTGCATCTCAATTTTGGGtcttttttaatggcatttctCTAACAGGcatgaaataaattatgtttcCCAGAGTTAAAATATTGCTATTGGATTTCCCTTGCAGGGATAAAGTTTGATTCCATGCCTCTTCCTGCAGTTAACTCATTCAAAATCTAccagaaataattttggatGAAACAGTTCATGTTTTTTACCTGGCTTTCTATCTTAGAAAATCCACTCCTTTGGTTTGTGGACCTGCAGTTTTCTGAACGAGAAGTTTCTATGAAGTTTTCTCCAACACTGCCTTCTAGTGGGTCTTCACAGATGGCACACAGAGTTAGCGGTGATAGTAGCAATGGGGGTAGATTGGTAGCAACTCATTGCCTCTTCCAGGTGAGACCAAAACAATTGCATTTTTTGgtgattttctttgcattcagtgccttttcagctttttttcctttctttcattaacAGTGAACCTCTTCCCATTCATTCAGTGAAATTGTGCCAACATAGCCTGAGCAGCTTTGCATGAGAAAGATGCACAATGAGCTGCTGTGAGAGGAGTCATGGAATAATCATCTTGTGAGTGCTGAATTCAGGCACCTGGCTGGGAACAAATGGACACGTGGAGAGCAGAATCCTCACGGGTCCTTCCTGTGCAATTAACCCCTGAAACCAGGGGAACTTTGCCTTGCTATGCAAGCCCAGGCTGCGGGAAATATCCCCATGTGGGGCTGGAGGACCTGAGGGCTGAGCCTGCCTCCAGCTGGGTCCAAAAGGTTTCCCAAGGTCCCTACCCACCCTGTGCTCCACAACATGCCAATCCCTGCAGCTCGGATATGTTTGTTCCCAAAGGGAGATAGATAGGTGCTTGATGCCTCCTGCGCTCCCCAATAAATCCATTTATTACTCATTACAAAATCAGAATAggggtatttttctttattcttgtttGCTTCCATGTtgaatatttccttttgttttgtgtgttgaTCTTGGCAcgtaaagcacatttttttaccattttcttaAGTGTCACTGTGCAAGAACATCCATTTTTTATGATTCTTAGTAAAAAAGTATCATCATCTCCACAACTCCACTGACATAAATGAGGAACTAAAATCTTTCAAAATGATCACCAATGAACACACAATTTTTGCCTGGTTTCCTGCACTGCCTTGAAATGACTGTGTTGCCAATTGATTTTAAGCAGTAAAAACAAGTCTTGAATTTAAAGCAAGACTTATTTTCAGCTTAAGGTAAGGTGTAACTTTAAAATCTTATATTAACAGTAAGTAGGCTGactagatttttatttaatactgaGGGCAACGACTTCTGTTGAAGTTACTCAATCCACACTTCTCATAGGAATGTATATGTTTAAAATCCTATATTTTGAGGTTCTTAATCTAAGAAGGTTGCTCCCACGGGCAATAATGCAAGGCAAAAATATACATGTTCACAGCCTGCTCCAatccttctgcttctttgtAATATCAGgggaataaataaaacctgGCTTTTCAGTGGGGCAATGCAGTAGTGGGGACATACAGAAACCAAGGAGGACCAGATGCTTGCACCAGCACAGTCCTGAGCTGCCCAGGCTGGATGAAACCATCATGCAAACAGCATGATGGGCAGCTCAGACTGGAAATTCCTGATTACCAGAGCTTGAAGCCTTGTCTGCACaaatctttttgtgtttttctgagcAGAGACATAAGGAGTTCTTCAGTGGAGCTgatttgctgttgctgcttggTCGGGAGGGCAAAGTACTCATGAtggaacagagaaaaaaaaaggatttgtgACAATTTATTATACTCACAACTTTTCCATCACACCACTTCTGAATGGAAGCAACGGATGCATGTCGTGGACTGCCAGGATCTCACATCAGCATCAGATGATGAGATGAGTAGATAATAGCTTCTCCAGGGATGATTTGGTTCTTAACTGCTGTTTCTAAAGGTTCAGACAGATCCAGAGGACAGTTTGATGTTGTTGCCAGCAATCTGCATTACTGAAGCACCCGGAAACTCAGGAGTGAGTCACGCATGGGGACAGGACAGTGGCCATGGTGTGACGTACATGCCATGGCAATGCTGTGGCTTCTCTTCAAAATGCAGTCCAGAGTCACCTTTGCTGCCCGTGGAGTGAACAGTATTAAACAAGGCTTCAGATGGTCCCTAAATTAAAGCTCAGGTGCAATCCTAACTTCACAGGTAGTTTTTCATTTGGCAACCCTTCCAAACTTTGTAATTTGGATCAGTGTCTGGTTCTCTGGAAACGGGGTTGATTTTAGTGGTTTTGTCAATACATATGCAGCCTGGGTAGCCAACCACTACAGAATTTGCATTAATAGTGGAAATCTTAAGTAAAGCCTTTCACTCACTCTGTATACATAATTTTTCAAGTTGGATTAacagcaagagggaaaaaaatgggcTATgaatttcctttagaaaattGTGTTCCCATTCCCTGACATTTGATGATTCATTGCACAAGCGTTTGGTCAGGTAACCTGGAGCCCTCGTGTCCCCCTGCAGTGTGCAGACATCTCTTGTCAGAGCAAAGTAAGAGCATGCATCACCTCTTTAGTGCAGCTGCATCCCCAGTACCCCTGATATGTCCTCAGCCTATGGCATGCATGATGCTCCCAGCCAAGGGGACGTGGTTCTTCTCCCTCCTACGGGACCAGGCGCCTGCTGCCTATCAGCTTTCTGGAAATTATCCTTTCTAAGGCATTTCCCCATTTCTGCCTGGGTTCCTTGCCTGATCTGCACAGAGTTCAGATTCAGTGCTTCACTCCATCTTATTTCTCCTTGAAACCTTCCTTGGATTTGTTCATCACTATTTGTACACAGCCCGCTTCTTGTCTTTGATGGGTATAAATCATGTGCAGACAAAGCAGGATAAATACCACGGTTCTTGGCTGAATCCTCGGTGATTTGCCATTGTAACACATTGCAAAACAGTGTTGAAAAGGATTTCTATTTATTCACAATTTGCTGCATGCTGGATCAGTGCAAGGAGAAGGGGGTTTGGTGCCCAGTGCAGCTCTTTCTGCTCTCAAACTCGAAATGTTCGGGGAGAGCTCC
Above is a genomic segment from Strigops habroptila isolate Jane chromosome 9, bStrHab1.2.pri, whole genome shotgun sequence containing:
- the LOC115612913 gene encoding syntaxin-1B-like; amino-acid sequence: MRDRLAELQQRAAAEGNPHEDALCFDNPVFTQDDTSPVSRALREAAELWRALDQLEQLSESINRTQQTVLCCTSEESIAREKRGLGTARATFTREAMALQPQLGALPAEPEERTGQAGPRVRQTQWWLLLQQYRAILARHYARESRYRQRLKEQLERQAELAGIDLAAEDLDQLAKSPEVPRIVGRDLEEVKAKQHLAMAQARQRQLLDLEAQMAELHGLFLRLEGLLAEQHGAADSVEHHVLRTLDYVAQTGGEVKKAFKYQRPSRLSALLTAALSICACCACLPCLSGTLR